A single genomic interval of Acidobacteriota bacterium harbors:
- the lpxK gene encoding tetraacyldisaccharide 4'-kinase, with protein MSEHRRQIQVQPEKEMIESPLARALLFAPAKLYELAVRARIVAYERGLLKTQRLNAPVISVGNLSVGGTGKTPCVAFLASTLRDAGHQVAILSRGYKRKTGERVEVSDGNRILCSSAESGDEPYLLAQSCPGVRVIVDQNRFAAGHWLEHRAQVSVFILDDAYQHLRLNRDLNLLLIDATEPLSRAKMVPFGRLREPLMELRRADAIIVTRSDQQFDRAQLMETIRNHSAPETLVFFAHHEVTGFRRLGGAETFNVIEFAGKRVAAVSGIAKPDRFNDDLRKAGLQTVLRRDFPDHHRYSYAEFAEILREAQTANAEAIIVTEKDAANLPEELFDQSPLPIFAAQIEFQCAQANQLIELLLKVAGHEHKS; from the coding sequence TTGAGCGAACATCGCCGCCAAATCCAGGTTCAACCCGAAAAGGAAATGATCGAATCGCCATTGGCCCGCGCGCTGCTTTTTGCGCCAGCGAAATTGTATGAACTTGCCGTGCGAGCACGCATCGTAGCGTACGAACGCGGGCTGCTCAAAACTCAGCGGTTGAACGCTCCGGTCATCAGTGTGGGCAATTTGAGCGTCGGCGGAACGGGTAAAACTCCGTGCGTGGCGTTTCTCGCTTCGACATTGCGCGACGCCGGGCATCAAGTGGCGATTCTCAGCCGCGGTTACAAACGTAAAACCGGCGAACGCGTCGAGGTTTCCGATGGTAACCGGATTCTCTGTTCGTCCGCCGAATCGGGCGATGAGCCGTATTTGTTGGCGCAAAGCTGTCCCGGCGTACGAGTCATCGTTGACCAGAATCGCTTTGCCGCCGGGCACTGGTTGGAACATCGCGCACAGGTTTCGGTGTTTATCCTCGACGATGCGTACCAGCATCTGCGGTTGAACCGCGATTTGAATTTGCTGTTGATTGACGCCACGGAACCGTTGAGCCGCGCAAAGATGGTTCCGTTTGGCCGGTTGCGCGAACCGCTGATGGAATTGCGCCGGGCCGACGCAATCATCGTCACGCGCAGCGACCAGCAATTTGACCGCGCCCAACTGATGGAAACCATCCGAAATCATTCCGCTCCCGAAACTCTGGTCTTTTTTGCTCATCACGAAGTGACTGGGTTCAGACGGCTTGGCGGTGCGGAGACCTTCAACGTTATTGAGTTTGCGGGAAAGAGAGTCGCGGCTGTTTCCGGAATTGCCAAACCGGATCGTTTCAACGACGATTTGCGAAAAGCTGGTTTGCAGACCGTGTTGCGACGTGATTTTCCCGATCACCATCGTTATTCCTATGCCGAATTCGCCGAAATCCTACGCGAAGCGCAAACGGCCAACGCCGAAGCGATCATCGTCACGGAAAAAGATGCAGCGAATTTGCCGGAAGAGTTGTTTGACCAATCTCCATTACCGATCTTTGCGGCGCAAATCGAATTTCAATGCGCGCAGGCAAACCAGTTGATCGAACTGTTGCTGAAGGTGGCTGGACACGAACACAAAAGTTGA
- a CDS encoding sigma-54-dependent Fis family transcriptional regulator, with protein sequence MKSATGQPILIVDDDASVTTSLALLLKQAGYPSQTAASPDAALKRLEGASYALVLQDLNFSRQTSGAEGLELLKQIKTRWPQLPVVLITAWGSIELAVQGIRNGASDFITKPWTHQQILQAVRTALDLAAANAIPSKQTQLTRAELDANYDFKQLIGHDPKLLKVLEIVARVAATDASVLITGESGTGKELIADALHRNSSRHDQPFVKVNLGGIPAQLFESEMFGHVKGAFTDARADRKGRFELAAGGTIFLDEIGDLDASSQVKLLRVLQDRTYEVLGSSVTRTVDVRVVSATNRNLTAMVAGGAFREDLLYRLNLIAVHLPPLRERAGDIALVAQNFLSNLAKVYRRSQLVLNDAAAQWLQQQTWPGNIRQLCQVLERAVLMTNNDTLTMADFTLSLEMDAQRELRPEANEALPQVGAMTLDEIEKAMILKALQHHDGNISRVAEALGLSRAALYRRFERYGITV encoded by the coding sequence ATGAAAAGTGCCACAGGCCAACCTATCCTCATAGTTGACGATGACGCCTCGGTCACGACTTCGCTGGCCTTATTACTGAAACAAGCCGGTTACCCTTCGCAAACTGCCGCCTCACCCGACGCCGCGTTGAAACGGCTTGAAGGCGCCTCGTATGCGTTGGTGTTACAAGACCTGAATTTTTCGCGTCAGACCAGTGGTGCGGAAGGGTTGGAATTGCTCAAACAGATCAAAACGCGTTGGCCGCAGTTGCCGGTTGTGCTGATCACCGCTTGGGGATCAATTGAATTAGCGGTGCAAGGCATTCGCAACGGAGCCAGCGATTTCATCACCAAACCCTGGACGCATCAACAAATCCTGCAAGCCGTCCGCACTGCGTTAGACCTCGCTGCGGCCAATGCGATCCCATCGAAACAAACCCAACTCACGCGCGCGGAATTAGACGCCAACTATGATTTCAAGCAGTTGATCGGCCACGATCCGAAACTGCTCAAGGTGCTGGAAATCGTCGCGCGCGTTGCAGCCACCGATGCTTCCGTGCTGATCACGGGTGAAAGCGGCACCGGTAAAGAGCTGATCGCTGACGCGTTGCACCGCAACAGTTCGCGCCACGATCAGCCTTTCGTCAAAGTCAATCTTGGCGGCATTCCAGCGCAACTGTTTGAAAGCGAAATGTTCGGTCATGTCAAAGGCGCCTTCACCGATGCCAGGGCGGACCGTAAAGGCCGTTTTGAATTGGCCGCGGGCGGCACGATCTTTCTGGATGAAATCGGCGATCTGGATGCCAGTTCGCAAGTCAAGCTGTTACGTGTGCTGCAAGACCGCACATACGAAGTCCTCGGTTCCAGCGTAACGCGCACGGTGGATGTGCGCGTTGTTTCGGCCACCAACCGAAATCTGACGGCGATGGTTGCGGGGGGCGCATTTCGCGAGGATTTGCTTTACCGGTTGAATCTGATCGCGGTGCATTTGCCGCCGTTGCGCGAGCGGGCGGGCGACATCGCGCTCGTCGCGCAAAATTTCCTGAGCAATCTCGCCAAGGTTTACCGGCGTTCACAACTCGTGTTGAATGACGCAGCGGCGCAATGGTTGCAACAACAGACCTGGCCCGGCAACATCCGCCAGTTGTGTCAGGTGCTGGAACGAGCCGTCCTGATGACCAATAACGATACCTTGACGATGGCCGACTTCACGTTGAGTTTGGAGATGGATGCGCAACGCGAGTTGCGACCGGAAGCCAACGAAGCCCTGCCACAGGTTGGCGCGATGACGCTGGATGAAATCGAAAAAGCGATGATCCTGAAGGCGCTGCAACATCACGACGGCAATATCAGCCGTGTGGCTGAGGCATTAGGATTGAGCCGGGCAGCGCTTTATCGCCGTTTTGAACGGTACGGAATCACCGTCTGA
- a CDS encoding sigma-70 family RNA polymerase sigma factor, with translation MEHLFAEHRRFLWAIGYRMTGNAADADDLVQETFVRAMNHPPTKLDQPLRPWLVQVIMNLSRDLLRRRKRQSYEGIWLPSPIETMDEASSPISESRHAATQYDLLESVSFAFLLALQALTPTQRAVLLLREVFDYSVAETAKALSMSEPNVKTTLHRARRAMSDYDRSRVIPTRELQTQTRQTMEQFLRLLSEQNVAGIENLLARDARQLSDGGGEFIAARAPIIGREKVALFNLRIAAQAATLAVNFSWRMINGMPALITNYPQVPPNYARRLVTIVELDTENRIRRIYNVLATRKLTAIEDHAFVRGTT, from the coding sequence ATCGAACATTTGTTTGCAGAACATCGGCGGTTTCTGTGGGCAATCGGGTATCGAATGACGGGAAACGCCGCAGACGCCGACGATCTGGTTCAGGAAACTTTCGTCCGCGCGATGAATCATCCTCCGACAAAGCTTGATCAGCCGCTGCGCCCATGGTTGGTGCAGGTGATCATGAACCTAAGTCGTGATTTGCTGCGCCGGAGAAAACGGCAATCTTATGAAGGCATCTGGCTGCCGTCTCCAATAGAAACAATGGATGAAGCGTCGTCTCCGATTTCGGAATCCCGGCATGCGGCGACGCAGTACGATTTGTTGGAAAGTGTTTCATTCGCATTTTTGCTTGCGCTGCAGGCATTGACGCCGACTCAACGAGCGGTGTTGTTGTTGCGCGAGGTATTTGATTATTCGGTCGCCGAAACTGCCAAAGCCTTGAGCATGTCGGAGCCAAACGTAAAAACCACGCTCCATCGTGCGCGACGTGCGATGAGCGATTATGACCGTTCGCGCGTGATACCAACGCGCGAATTGCAAACTCAAACCAGGCAGACGATGGAACAGTTTCTGCGGTTATTGTCCGAGCAGAACGTTGCCGGAATCGAAAATCTGCTGGCACGCGACGCGCGGCAACTCAGCGATGGCGGCGGAGAATTCATCGCGGCTCGTGCGCCAATTATAGGGCGCGAAAAAGTGGCGCTGTTCAATTTGCGAATTGCCGCCCAAGCTGCAACTCTGGCAGTAAATTTTTCGTGGCGAATGATCAACGGCATGCCTGCGCTCATAACGAATTACCCGCAAGTTCCACCGAATTATGCGCGGCGTTTAGTAACAATCGTTGAACTTGATACTGAAAACAGAATTCGGCGAATTTACAACGTGCTTGCCACGCGCAAACTGACGGCGATTGAAGATCATGCGTTTGTCAGGGGTACGACCTGA
- a CDS encoding ABC transporter ATP-binding protein, which yields MIQLEGVEKVYRTERIETVALTNINLSVRSGEFISIMGPSGSGKSTLLNVIGLLDVPSGGQVALNGKPINSYSDRHLAHVRNEEIGFVFQTFHLINDLSVVDNVEIPLLYRKGLSSSERRKLALQALERVGLQARVHHFPNQLSGGQQQRVAIARAIVGRPKILLADEPTGNLDSQMGDEIMDVLKDLKESDGTTVVMVTHDPRQSEKTERIVRLFDGRQVS from the coding sequence ATGATTCAACTGGAAGGCGTCGAGAAGGTTTATCGTACCGAACGGATTGAAACCGTCGCGCTGACCAACATCAACCTGTCGGTGCGTAGTGGCGAGTTCATCTCGATTATGGGACCGTCTGGCTCAGGCAAAAGCACGCTGCTGAATGTCATTGGCCTGCTGGACGTGCCAAGCGGTGGACAGGTCGCGCTCAACGGCAAGCCGATCAATTCATACAGCGACCGCCACCTGGCGCACGTCCGCAACGAAGAAATCGGGTTCGTCTTCCAGACCTTTCACCTGATCAATGATTTGAGTGTGGTGGATAACGTCGAAATTCCGCTGCTCTATCGCAAAGGTTTATCAAGCAGCGAACGCCGTAAGCTGGCGCTTCAGGCATTGGAACGCGTCGGGTTGCAGGCGCGGGTGCATCACTTCCCCAATCAGCTTTCGGGTGGCCAGCAGCAGCGTGTCGCTATCGCCCGCGCGATTGTCGGACGGCCCAAAATCCTGCTGGCCGATGAACCGACAGGCAACCTGGATAGCCAGATGGGCGACGAGATTATGGACGTACTCAAAGATTTGAAGGAAAGCGACGGCACGACCGTCGTTATGGTTACACACGACCCGCGTCAATCAGAAAAGACCGAGCGCATTGTACGCTTATTTGATGGGAGACAAGTCAGTTAA
- a CDS encoding FtsX-like permease family protein has product MLKNYLKVAFKVFLRRKFFTFISLFAISFTLLVLMVATSLVDHVIGPLSPENKLSRTLGVYFLSLGGENNQSNGLPGYGFLDRYARNLPGVEKMSIFEQVGYKDAYRNSEKISLYVKRTDGEFWQIHEFNFLAGGPFTSDDDKNVNFVAVINESTRKKFFDDQSVLAALGQTIEVDGQRFRVVGVVADVPILRAIPFADIWVPISTTSSASYRRDLQGSYQAALLARSRADFPAIKSEFASRLPNIEFPNPKEFNVARAGADTRFEAVARMFIGNGRETYPRTLLAILLGLALLFMVLPTVNLINLNVSRILERASEIGVRKAFGASSWTLVGQFVVENVLLTLIGGLIGLVLSVFVLRLVNQSGWIPYADFQLNYRIFLYGLALAIFFGLFSGVYPAWKMSRLNPVEALKGGTR; this is encoded by the coding sequence ATGCTTAAAAACTACCTCAAGGTCGCATTCAAAGTTTTCCTGCGCCGCAAATTCTTCACCTTTATCAGTCTCTTTGCGATCAGCTTTACGCTGTTGGTGCTGATGGTGGCGACGTCGCTGGTAGACCATGTCATTGGCCCTCTGTCGCCGGAAAACAAACTGAGCAGGACGCTGGGCGTCTATTTTCTCAGTCTGGGCGGCGAGAATAACCAGTCCAACGGGCTGCCCGGTTATGGCTTTCTGGATCGTTATGCGCGTAATCTGCCCGGCGTAGAAAAAATGAGCATTTTCGAGCAAGTCGGTTACAAAGACGCCTACCGCAACAGCGAAAAGATCAGCTTGTACGTCAAGCGCACGGACGGCGAGTTCTGGCAGATTCACGAGTTCAATTTTTTAGCGGGCGGTCCTTTTACCAGTGATGATGACAAGAACGTCAATTTTGTCGCGGTCATCAATGAATCCACGCGTAAAAAATTCTTCGACGATCAATCAGTTTTGGCCGCCTTGGGTCAGACTATCGAGGTAGATGGGCAGCGCTTTCGCGTGGTCGGCGTCGTCGCGGACGTGCCGATTCTACGAGCCATTCCCTTTGCCGACATCTGGGTGCCGATCAGCACGACAAGCTCGGCCAGTTATCGCCGCGACCTTCAAGGCAGTTATCAAGCAGCGTTACTGGCGCGCAGTCGAGCTGATTTCCCCGCGATCAAATCGGAATTCGCTTCCCGGCTGCCCAACATAGAGTTCCCGAACCCGAAAGAGTTCAACGTAGCCCGTGCCGGAGCCGACACGAGGTTCGAGGCTGTCGCGCGCATGTTTATCGGCAATGGTAGAGAGACCTATCCCCGTACGCTCTTGGCTATTTTGCTGGGTTTGGCGCTGTTGTTTATGGTGCTGCCGACGGTCAATCTGATCAATCTCAATGTCAGCCGCATCCTCGAACGCGCCAGTGAGATTGGCGTGCGCAAAGCCTTTGGCGCGTCTTCGTGGACGCTGGTCGGCCAGTTCGTCGTCGAGAATGTGCTGTTGACGTTGATCGGCGGATTGATCGGCCTGGTACTATCGGTGTTTGTCTTACGGCTGGTCAATCAAAGCGGGTGGATTCCCTACGCCGATTTTCAACTGAACTATCGTATCTTTCTATACGGGTTGGCGCTGGCAATCTTCTTCGGCCTCTTTTCTGGTGTCTATCCCGCGTGGAAGATGTCACGGCTGAACCCGGTTGAAGCGCTGAAAGGAGGCACACGATGA
- a CDS encoding ABC transporter permease — protein MTRHLLKMVWNRKRVNFLIILEIFVSFLVLFGVVVSTVYLSDNYRQPLGFSYQNVWNVNVQQPGRDQSPNDKTPAITLRQIMQSVHELEEVEAVTGIGHSPYSGSSWGSSVEMNGRKIQYGVNRAADNFKDVMGLQVVNGRWFSAEDDSANFEPIVITQRLAREAYGDEDPIGRRFGELPKADAAASLEPEKERRVVGVVAEFRQHGEFAGLENFHFYRFTYEKSPSHLLIKVRPGTTRAFEEKLSRKLRGVNKDWSYEIEPLVNMRENSFKLYLAPIIAAGLVAAFLMIMVGLGLTGVLWQNVTQRIKEIGLRRAKGATANDIHTQILGELFVITTFGLLLGVVIIVQLPLLEFMSFLSTKVYFYSIGISLALIYLLTLVCGLYPSRMATKVQPVEALRYE, from the coding sequence ATGACCCGGCATTTGTTGAAAATGGTCTGGAACCGCAAACGCGTTAACTTCCTCATTATTTTGGAAATCTTCGTCTCGTTTCTGGTGCTCTTTGGCGTCGTCGTATCCACCGTTTATTTGAGTGACAACTATCGTCAACCACTCGGCTTCAGCTATCAGAACGTCTGGAACGTGAACGTCCAACAACCTGGCAGAGACCAGTCACCCAACGACAAAACCCCGGCGATCACGCTCCGGCAGATAATGCAGTCAGTACACGAGTTGGAAGAAGTCGAAGCCGTAACCGGCATTGGTCATTCCCCTTACAGCGGGAGTAGTTGGGGTTCCAGTGTTGAAATGAATGGCCGCAAAATACAGTATGGCGTCAACCGCGCCGCTGACAATTTCAAAGATGTAATGGGTTTGCAGGTCGTCAACGGTCGCTGGTTCAGTGCCGAAGATGACAGCGCGAATTTTGAACCGATCGTCATTACTCAGCGCCTGGCTCGCGAAGCCTACGGCGATGAGGACCCAATTGGCAGACGCTTCGGCGAACTGCCCAAAGCAGACGCAGCCGCATCACTTGAACCTGAGAAAGAGCGGCGCGTCGTGGGTGTCGTTGCTGAATTTCGCCAGCACGGAGAATTTGCCGGTCTCGAAAATTTTCATTTCTACCGGTTCACTTATGAAAAATCGCCTAGCCATTTATTGATCAAAGTTCGTCCTGGTACAACACGCGCGTTCGAAGAAAAACTTTCGCGGAAGCTGCGCGGCGTGAACAAAGACTGGTCGTACGAAATCGAGCCGCTGGTGAACATGCGCGAGAACAGTTTCAAATTGTATCTTGCGCCGATCATCGCTGCCGGGTTGGTGGCGGCGTTCTTGATGATCATGGTCGGGCTTGGTTTGACCGGCGTACTTTGGCAGAACGTCACGCAACGTATCAAGGAAATTGGGCTGCGACGCGCCAAAGGCGCAACAGCCAACGACATTCACACCCAAATCCTGGGGGAATTATTTGTGATCACGACTTTCGGATTGCTGTTGGGAGTTGTCATTATTGTGCAGCTTCCACTTTTAGAGTTTATGTCTTTCCTCAGTACCAAAGTCTACTTTTACAGTATCGGTATCTCTTTGGCACTGATCTATTTGTTGACGCTCGTGTGTGGGTTGTATCCGAGTAGGATGGCGACTAAAGTGCAACCCGTTGAAGCTTTGCGCTATGAGTAA
- a CDS encoding sodium-translocating pyrophosphatase, with protein MLLILSIGIFVSLCLTKRVPGLGRVALRLASGAAFVAISAMSVFAQEPAHRPGGEANLKLPDLSQVSFLGGTNGRTLLMVGILVSLLGMGFGLLIYTQLKKMAVHRSMLEISELIYETCKTYLITQGKFILILEAFIAVIIILYFGFLVGFPIYKVAIILVFSLIGIGGSYGVAWFGIRVNTFANSRTAFASLEGRPYPIYTIPLKAGMSIGMMLISVELLIMLCILLFIPGDYAGPCFIGFAIGESLGAAALRIAGGIFTKIADIGSDLMKIVFKIKEDDARNPGVIADCTGDNAGDSVGPSADGFETYGVTGVALISFILLAVNAKTAGAGYEAIQVQLLVWIFVMRVMMVIASAGSYFINEAITKANYSKADQMNFEKPLTSLVIITSIVSIILTFVVSKLMIPNLGDGSLWWKLSVIISCGTAAGAIIPELVKVFTSTESRHVSEVVTSSKEGGASLNILSGLVAGNFSAYWLGVSIVALMAIAYAVSGLGLGVLMAAPAVFAFGLVAFGFLGMGPVTIAVDSYGPVTDNAQSVYELSLIEQVPNVEAEIKNEFGLITNFDRAKHLLEENDGAGNTFKATAKPVLIGTAVVGATTMIFSIIMALTEGLTANVDKLSLLHAPFVLGLITGGAIIYWFTGASTQAVTTGAYRAVEFIKANIRLEGVEKASVEDSKKVVEICTQYAQKGMFNIFLTVFFASLGFAFIEEYFFIGYLISIAVFGLYQAIFMANAGGAWDNAKKIVEVELKAKGTPLHDATVVGDTVGDPFKDTSSVALNPVIKFTTLFGLLAVELAVSLRHSPSTETLSHVLAVVFTLISVYFVYRSFYGMRIGSDH; from the coding sequence ATGCTCCTTATTTTAAGCATCGGTATTTTTGTATCACTCTGTCTGACAAAGCGCGTGCCGGGACTTGGCCGCGTTGCCTTACGTCTGGCGTCGGGCGCAGCGTTTGTTGCGATCAGCGCCATGTCGGTTTTTGCTCAAGAGCCTGCTCATCGCCCTGGCGGTGAAGCCAATTTGAAACTTCCCGACCTGTCACAAGTCAGCTTTTTGGGTGGAACCAACGGCCGCACCTTGTTGATGGTCGGCATCCTGGTTTCCCTGCTCGGCATGGGTTTCGGGCTGTTGATTTACACGCAGCTCAAGAAAATGGCCGTCCATCGGTCAATGCTCGAAATTTCCGAACTGATTTATGAAACCTGCAAAACTTATCTGATCACGCAGGGCAAATTCATTCTGATTCTGGAAGCCTTTATCGCTGTCATCATCATTCTCTATTTTGGCTTTCTGGTCGGATTCCCCATTTACAAAGTCGCCATTATTTTGGTTTTCAGCCTGATTGGCATCGGTGGCAGCTACGGCGTGGCGTGGTTCGGTATTCGCGTCAACACGTTTGCCAATTCGCGCACTGCCTTCGCTTCGCTCGAAGGCAGGCCGTATCCGATTTATACCATTCCGCTGAAAGCCGGTATGAGTATTGGCATGATGCTGATTTCCGTCGAACTGCTGATCATGCTCTGCATTTTGCTATTCATTCCGGGCGATTATGCCGGACCGTGTTTCATCGGCTTTGCGATTGGCGAATCATTGGGCGCAGCGGCACTGCGTATCGCGGGCGGCATTTTCACCAAGATTGCCGACATCGGCTCCGACCTGATGAAGATCGTCTTCAAGATCAAAGAAGACGACGCGCGCAACCCCGGGGTTATCGCCGATTGCACGGGCGATAACGCGGGCGATTCCGTTGGCCCATCGGCGGACGGTTTTGAAACTTATGGCGTGACGGGCGTGGCGCTGATTTCGTTCATCCTGCTGGCCGTGAACGCCAAAACGGCTGGCGCGGGTTACGAAGCCATTCAGGTTCAATTGCTGGTTTGGATTTTCGTGATGCGTGTGATGATGGTCATCGCTTCGGCGGGTTCGTACTTCATCAACGAGGCCATCACCAAAGCGAATTACAGCAAAGCCGATCAGATGAACTTTGAAAAGCCGCTGACCAGTCTGGTCATCATCACGTCCATCGTTTCGATCATTCTGACCTTTGTCGTGTCAAAGCTGATGATTCCGAATCTGGGCGATGGTTCGTTGTGGTGGAAACTTTCCGTCATCATTTCCTGCGGGACGGCAGCGGGCGCAATCATCCCCGAACTGGTCAAGGTCTTCACTTCGACCGAATCCCGTCACGTCAGCGAAGTCGTCACATCATCCAAAGAAGGCGGCGCGTCGCTCAATATCCTGTCGGGACTGGTCGCCGGAAACTTTTCAGCGTACTGGCTGGGCGTCAGCATCGTTGCGTTGATGGCAATTGCCTATGCTGTCAGCGGATTGGGCTTGGGTGTGCTGATGGCTGCTCCGGCGGTGTTCGCCTTCGGGTTGGTGGCCTTCGGATTTTTGGGAATGGGACCAGTGACCATCGCCGTGGATTCGTATGGGCCTGTGACCGACAACGCACAATCGGTATATGAACTGTCGTTGATCGAACAAGTTCCCAACGTTGAAGCTGAAATTAAAAATGAATTTGGATTGATCACGAATTTCGACCGAGCGAAACATTTGCTGGAAGAAAACGACGGCGCGGGCAATACCTTCAAAGCGACGGCCAAACCTGTGCTGATCGGTACGGCGGTCGTCGGCGCAACCACAATGATCTTTTCGATCATTATGGCGCTGACCGAAGGGCTGACCGCCAACGTGGATAAACTTTCATTGCTGCACGCTCCGTTCGTGCTGGGGCTGATTACGGGCGGTGCGATCATTTACTGGTTCACGGGCGCTTCCACGCAAGCCGTGACCACCGGAGCCTATCGCGCAGTCGAATTCATCAAAGCCAACATTCGGCTTGAAGGTGTCGAAAAAGCTTCCGTTGAAGACAGCAAGAAGGTTGTTGAAATCTGCACGCAGTACGCGCAGAAAGGGATGTTCAACATCTTCCTGACAGTCTTTTTCGCATCGCTGGGGTTTGCCTTTATCGAAGAATACTTCTTTATCGGCTACCTGATCTCCATCGCCGTCTTTGGTTTATACCAAGCCATCTTTATGGCCAACGCGGGCGGCGCGTGGGATAACGCCAAGAAAATTGTCGAAGTTGAATTGAAAGCCAAAGGCACTCCGCTGCACGACGCGACGGTTGTCGGTGACACGGTCGGCGACCCGTTCAAAGATACTTCGTCGGTGGCGCTGAACCCCGTCATCAAATTCACGACACTGTTCGGATTGCTGGCCGTGGAACTGGCCGTTTCGCTCCGACACTCTCCCAGTACTGAGACTTTAAGCCACGTGCTGGCTGTGGTTTTCACGCTTATTTCGGTCTATTTCGTATACCGGTCGTTTTACGGAATGCGAATCGGCTCGGATCACTAA
- a CDS encoding HlyD family efflux transporter periplasmic adaptor subunit translates to MFIWLPRWLKPSLARAEVRLARVESGPIEAVITSSGTVVPEIEQVLSSPVNARVLRILKRPGAVLAKGEPILELDLNESRLAIEKLNQQVELKQNQQAKAKLDLENTLIDQRSRWEIKQLEYKSAKAATARNRLLTKEGLLSEERLREIELAEEKAQFELKQIEESQRNAQQSTQTQLEGLALEMKTLQREREEAVRQLELATAKADRAGVLTWVINEEGATVQKGALLARIADLSSFRVEANVSDVHASRLAAGLPVKVKLNETAMLDGEVARINPTVTNGVITLVVNLADKANTQLRSNLRVDVFIVTDHKDRVLRVKKGPFASGEGLRDVFVVRGDVAVKTPVRLGIVGAEDYEVVQGLFEGEEVIISDMTEYMHVKEVKLK, encoded by the coding sequence ATGTTTATTTGGCTGCCACGCTGGCTCAAGCCGTCCCTGGCGCGCGCGGAGGTACGTCTGGCGCGCGTGGAATCTGGTCCAATTGAGGCAGTGATTACGTCTTCAGGCACCGTGGTGCCTGAAATCGAACAAGTGCTTTCGTCGCCCGTCAACGCCCGTGTGTTACGGATTTTGAAACGCCCTGGCGCGGTGTTGGCCAAAGGCGAGCCTATTCTGGAACTGGACTTGAATGAATCGCGGCTCGCTATTGAGAAGCTGAACCAGCAAGTGGAGTTGAAACAAAATCAGCAAGCCAAAGCCAAGCTCGACCTTGAAAACACCTTGATTGATCAGCGTAGCCGTTGGGAAATCAAGCAGCTTGAATACAAATCCGCGAAAGCCGCCACCGCACGAAATCGCCTGCTAACCAAAGAAGGATTGTTGTCGGAAGAACGTCTGCGCGAGATTGAATTGGCCGAAGAGAAGGCGCAGTTCGAGCTAAAGCAGATCGAAGAGTCACAACGTAATGCCCAACAATCCACCCAAACACAACTGGAAGGGTTGGCGCTGGAAATGAAAACCTTGCAGCGCGAACGGGAAGAGGCAGTGCGCCAACTCGAACTCGCCACGGCCAAAGCCGACCGTGCGGGTGTGCTGACCTGGGTTATCAATGAAGAAGGCGCGACTGTGCAAAAAGGCGCGTTGTTGGCGAGGATTGCCGATCTCAGTTCGTTTCGCGTCGAAGCCAATGTATCGGACGTGCATGCCAGCCGGCTCGCCGCCGGGTTGCCGGTCAAGGTCAAGCTGAACGAGACGGCGATGCTCGACGGTGAGGTCGCGCGCATCAATCCGACGGTCACGAACGGCGTGATTACTTTAGTGGTCAATCTGGCGGACAAAGCCAATACGCAATTGCGCTCGAATCTGCGCGTAGACGTCTTCATCGTCACCGACCACAAAGATCGCGTGCTGCGCGTCAAGAAAGGCCCGTTTGCAAGCGGCGAAGGGCTGCGCGATGTCTTTGTAGTTCGCGGCGATGTGGCCGTCAAAACGCCGGTGCGCCTGGGCATTGTCGGCGCAGAAGATTACGAAGTTGTGCAGGGATTGTTTGAAGGTGAAGAGGTCATCATTTCGGATATGACCGAATACATGCACGTGAAGGAAGTGAAGTTGAAATAG